The following DNA comes from Oncorhynchus mykiss isolate Arlee chromosome 16, USDA_OmykA_1.1, whole genome shotgun sequence.
TGTTATCCAGATTTTCCAAGAGGAGGTTTGCTGTTCTACCTCATTTTTAAGCATGAGTGATCAGTTCAATTTATAATCCATGAAAGCAGCCGGTACCTAGCCTGTTATGCCCATGCTAACTAGCCAGTCCTGGCAGAGCCTCTTGCccaagagggtgagggagaggtggGCTTAGGATGCGCTGGGGTATGGGGTGTTGCAAATGGAGGCCAGCGTGTTGAACCTGGCGCCCAAGTAGAGTAGCTTTTCCTGGTCTCGGATGGCAATAGCACCCAGCTGGAGGTCGGTCTCTAGGTCCCCCTCTTTAGCGTAGGGGTGGGGGGCATAGTCCCCCAGCTCCTCTCCGGGAATCTGCAGAATTAACATCCTCTGGAGAAGGGAGGGATTGGAGGTCACAAAAAGGTTAATGAAGGGATAGAGTTCACCAgatagatttaaaaaataaacattagaaacagtttttttgtttttgtcacaGTCATGATTGTTTGACTGTTGCACATTGTTACATGATTGAGTAGAGTCACCAAGGGCCTGGTGTTATTGAGAGAATAATTTTCTCCCCATGAGGAGTATCTTGTTTTTGTCATCATTGATCTGCTCATCGTTGACCCCTGAGTGATCAGAAacatactctacacacacaaccAATACAATGCAACATTAATCAAGTCAACTACTTTTTCTGAGAGTTCCACAAGTTTAATTGAAATTTTAGATCTTGAAATACCTGTCCATAACCATTGGAGTAATTTTGTGGGCGCACTCTGAAACCAAATTCAAAATGTTGCTGTAGTTCAGTGCCACTGAAAATGTAATTGACAGGTCAAAAGTGGATGACGGTAGTAGATTTAttagacttacagtgccttgcgaaagtattcggcccccttgaactttgcgaccttttgccacatttcaggcttcaaacataaagatataaaactgtatttttttgtgaagaatcaacaacaagtgggatacaatcatgaagtggaacgacatttattggatatttaaaaaaaaatttaacaaatcaaaaactgaaattgggtgtgcaaaattattcagcccccttaagttaatactttgtagcgccaccttttgctgcgattacagctgtaagtcgcttggggtatgtctatcagttttgcacatcgagagactgacattttttcccattcctccttgcaaaacagctcgagctcagtgaggttggatggagagcatttgtgaacagcagttttcagttctttccacagattcgattggattcaggtctggactttgaccattctaacacctggatatgtttatttttgaaccattccattgtagattttgctttatgttttggatcattgtcttgttggaagacaaatctccgtcccagtctcaggtcttttgcagactccatcaggttttcttccagaatggtcctgtatttggctccatccatcttcccatcaattttaaccatcttccctgtccctgctgtagaaaagcaggcccaaaccatgatgctgccaccaccatgtttgacagtggggatggtgtgttcagctgtgttgcttttacgccaaacataacgtcttgcattgttgccaaaaagttcaattttggtttcatctgagcagagcatcttcttccacatgtttggtgtgtctcccaggtggcttgtggtaaactttaaacaacactttttatggatatctttaagaaatggctttcttcttgccactcttccataaaggccagatttgtgga
Coding sequences within:
- the LOC110492397 gene encoding uncharacterized protein LOC110492397, whose protein sequence is MPAEQESTSMRAPVCSGYSGYFSSYQEQREQFQRGTSLHKRMLILQIPGEELGDYAPHPYAKEGDLETDLQLGAIAIRDQEKLLYLGARFNTLASICNTPYPSAS